The proteins below are encoded in one region of Clostridia bacterium:
- a CDS encoding MarR family transcriptional regulator, producing the protein MKETGQPESKSRRSSSLEEAAFLDLVRTTDMLSRGPAQVLKSEDLSSTQYNVLRILRGAPEGLTCGEIAGRMITRDPDITRLLDRLEKRGLISRSRESRDRRMVMTRIAPEGLNVLARLDRPVQEAHRKQLGHLGRERLRLLAELMAACRNRPA; encoded by the coding sequence ATGAAAGAAACGGGCCAACCCGAAAGCAAATCGAGGCGCAGCAGCTCGCTCGAAGAGGCGGCTTTTCTGGACCTGGTGCGCACTACGGACATGCTTTCGCGCGGCCCTGCGCAAGTGCTGAAGAGCGAAGATCTCTCGTCGACACAGTACAATGTGCTGCGAATCCTGCGGGGCGCGCCCGAGGGGCTGACGTGCGGGGAGATCGCCGGCCGTATGATTACGCGCGACCCGGACATCACCAGGCTGCTGGACCGGTTGGAGAAGCGGGGATTGATCTCGCGATCCCGGGAAAGCAGGGACCGGCGCATGGTGATGACGCGGATCGCCCCGGAGGGTTTGAACGTGCTGGCGCGCCTGGACAGGCCGGTGCAGGAGGCGCATCGCAAACAACTGGGCCACCTGGGCCGGGAGCGGTTGCGGCTGCTTGCCGAACTGATGGCTGCTTGCCGG